A genomic window from Salvia miltiorrhiza cultivar Shanhuang (shh) chromosome 5, IMPLAD_Smil_shh, whole genome shotgun sequence includes:
- the LOC131025890 gene encoding uncharacterized protein LOC131025890, translating into MVQTLEAIRGGGGSVKVGTTGKISALMSREIESAKAASKAPSLCTSVAVSASDVAPRKLNSRTSINEASCSAAVNTKSGKCPEPARKTKHRTGRSHHIPMLAADNMSLDGTPIRQKPSRRGPGLVEIVDIKCGNPEKAWTNPITNRLKKLGFSKLSESFS; encoded by the coding sequence ATGGTTCAGACGTTAGAAGCCATAAGAGGTGGAGGTGGATCTGTCAAAGTAGGTACAACTGGGAAAATCAGTGCTCTGATGTCTAGAGAAATAGAATCAGCAAAGGCAGCATCTAAGGCACCTTCCCTGTGTACTTCTGTCGCTGTTTCAGCCAGTGACGTTGCTCCTAGAAAACTGAATTCTCGAACATCAATTAACGAAGCAAGCTGCAGTGCTGCAGTCAATACCAAAAGTGGTAAATGCCCTGAACCTGCAAGGAAGACAAAGCATCGCACTGGAAGAAGTCATCATATTCCAATGCTCGCAGCTGATAATATGTCGTTAGATGGAACTCCTATAAGACAAAAACCTAGTAGAAGGGGTCCTGGTCTAGTTGAAATTGTTGACATAAAATGTGGAAATCCAGAAAAAGCATGGACAAACCCGATAACAAATCGTCTAAAGAAGCTTGGGTTCTCTAAACTATCTGAAAGCTTCAGCTAA